From the genome of Desulfobulbaceae bacterium:
AACAGTTTGGACTTGGACCATGGCCAGTTGCTGACCTGCGACAGAAAAATGAAAATATGGTAACTGATGGATCTGGCAGCAGCTACCTTATTCATAAAAATACTTTGAAAAACATGACCGGCTGGAATTTGATCTATTTGCACAATCTTAGCGTTATTACTCATGATTTTTTCCACTCTTTCCTCAGAACTTCCACTGGCCTATTATTACTGGCTGGAGCAGCTGTCGCCTATTTTTATAGAAAAGCATTCCTCGATCTCTCAAAGCGTCAGCAGTCGGAAGAGAGATTACGGGAGAGTGAAGACCGCTTTCGGGGAGCATTTGAGACAGCTCCCATCGGCATGGCGCTGGTCTCGCCTGAAGGGCGCTACTTGAAGGTAAACTCTGCTTTATGCCGTATTGTCGGATATGAAGAAAAGGAGTTGTTGTCCTTGACATTTCAGGATATTACGCATCCAGATGATCTTGATGACGACCTTGATTTTGTCACCAAAATGCTTGCCAAAGAGATCACCAACTACCAGATACAAAAACGCTACTACCACCAGAACGGTCATATCGTCTGGGTATTATTAAACGTTTCTCTGGTATGGGACAACAGCGGTACCCCCCTTCACTTTGTTTCTCAGATTCACGACATCAGCGAAAGGATACAATACGAAAAAGCACTTCGCGAAGAGAAGGAGAAAGCCACTCAAGCCAACAAGTCCAAGAGCTTATTTTTGGCAAACATGAGCCATGAAATTCGCACACCTATGAATGCTATTCTGGGTATGAATTGTCTCGTACTTGATACGGAACTGTCGCCCGAGCAGCGGCAGAAACTGACGGTTGTTCAGCATTCTGCCGAATTACTGCTCACTGTAATCAATGACATCCTAGATTATTCAAAGATCGAAGCTAGACACCTTGATTTGGAAATGCAGCCGTTTAATTTAGGTGAAGTCTTGCAATCCATTAAGGAAACTTTCGATTTTCACATTCAGGAAAAGCAGTTGAGTTATGCATGTGAATTTCCCTCGGATATTCCTTCCCGTTTAATTGGAGATAAGGTCAGGTTGCAGCAGATTTTCAACAATCTTGTCGGCAATGCAGTCAAGTTTACTGAAAGTGGTGGAATAAGAATTGAAATAAAGATGTTATCCCAAACCAGCAATGGAGTTTCTCTGAAATTTTCTGTTTCAGACACCGGACCCGGTATCCCTGTAGAGGATCATGAACGAATTTTTGACAGGTTCTCCCAAGCAGATAATAGTCTGGCTAAAAGATTCTCTGGTGTAGGCTTGGGGCTATCGATCTGCCGATCACTTGCAATTCTGATGGGTGGCGAGATCTGGGTTGAAAGTGAGCCTGGCAAAGGCGCAACCTTCCATTTTACTTCTGTTTTCAAGATAGATTCTGAAATTTCTTTAGAAACAGCTGAGAAAAAGAAAGAAAAGAACTCTCTTTTAATAAATGTCACTCCTCTCGAGATACTCTTGGCTGAGGATAATATGTTCAATATGCAGCTTGCCCAGACAGTTCTTGAGCAAGTTGGGCATATAGTTACAACTGCTGAAGATGGTGTGAAGGCCCTTATGGCGTTGGTTGATAAAAAATTTGATGTGATACTTATGGATTTGCAGATGCCTGTTATGGACGGTATTACCGCAACTGGGCTTATCAGGCGCTGTGAAACCGAAGGTAATGCGGTTGCAAGAGAACATAAGGAACTAGTAAGGAAGGTAAATGAAAAGCTTAAAGGCACTCATACACCTAT
Proteins encoded in this window:
- a CDS encoding PAS domain S-box protein — its product is MNTKKTLSIFALISILAIIFSFYSYFVAFSNRIVNQENMNIEQYMERLEVQLSSVFTRFRIEAELLAVEPSIKHLLTLKDQTTLLAANSTLDRFAEILEVDVCYVMDQTGLTIASSNRNSAGSFVGENYSFRPYFMNAINAEPFTYLAIGVTSGKRGAYFSYPVFTTDRINPAGVVVIKAPVTFFDEQLTAETGNITLLTSPEGLIFISSQQDLLNKFLQKPSPVQLEEMQKTKQFGLGPWPVADLRQKNENMVTDGSGSSYLIHKNTLKNMTGWNLIYLHNLSVITHDFFHSFLRTSTGLLLLAGAAVAYFYRKAFLDLSKRQQSEERLRESEDRFRGAFETAPIGMALVSPEGRYLKVNSALCRIVGYEEKELLSLTFQDITHPDDLDDDLDFVTKMLAKEITNYQIQKRYYHQNGHIVWVLLNVSLVWDNSGTPLHFVSQIHDISERIQYEKALREEKEKATQANKSKSLFLANMSHEIRTPMNAILGMNCLVLDTELSPEQRQKLTVVQHSAELLLTVINDILDYSKIEARHLDLEMQPFNLGEVLQSIKETFDFHIQEKQLSYACEFPSDIPSRLIGDKVRLQQIFNNLVGNAVKFTESGGIRIEIKMLSQTSNGVSLKFSVSDTGPGIPVEDHERIFDRFSQADNSLAKRFSGVGLGLSICRSLAILMGGEIWVESEPGKGATFHFTSVFKIDSEISLETAEKKKEKNSLLINVTPLEILLAEDNMFNMQLAQTVLEQVGHIVTTAEDGVKALMALVDKKFDVILMDLQMPVMDGITATGLIRRCETEGNAVAREHKELVRKVNEKLKGTHTPIVAMTAHAMEEIREECMAAGMDDFITKPFKPDEVFVVLQRVTA